A DNA window from Nitrospira sp. contains the following coding sequences:
- a CDS encoding Putative response regulator, CheY (Modular protein) (MaGe:77307482): MTHTILCVEDEPDTGSLIQTILEREGYKVVRAVDGRQAICLIETILPPALILLDIVVPYVNGFELLAGLRRNPDWKHIPIVMLSADSYGPDIQRALNEGATAYVIKQQGFHELVQRVKDILEPVPANAPAATKPRRASPSASSRSRKKRAA; this comes from the coding sequence ATGACACACACCATTTTATGCGTCGAAGATGAGCCCGATACGGGCAGCCTGATCCAAACGATCCTCGAACGCGAGGGCTACAAAGTCGTGCGGGCGGTCGACGGGCGGCAAGCCATCTGCCTGATCGAAACGATTCTTCCGCCCGCCTTGATCCTACTGGACATTGTGGTGCCCTATGTCAATGGATTCGAGCTGCTCGCCGGCTTGCGCCGAAACCCAGACTGGAAACACATTCCCATCGTCATGCTCAGCGCCGATTCCTACGGGCCAGATATTCAGCGGGCATTGAACGAAGGCGCCACGGCATATGTCATCAAGCAGCAGGGCTTCCATGAACTGGTCCAGCGCGTGAAGGACATCCTGGAGCCGGTGCCGGCAAATGCCCCGGCGGCGACGAAACCGCGACGAGCCAGTCCATCCGCGTCCAGCCGGAGCAGAAAAAAGAGGGCCGCCTGA